ATTTACCGTCACGTGCACCGCCTGCCGATAGCTGTCGCCGAGGCGGCGCGAGATCGTCTTCCGCATCGGCGTCAACGTCCTCTCCTCGCGGACGGTTCGCTCGGCCGGTCCGTTCTCATTCATCGGTTTAGCTCACCCATTGATTCTGCTCGCTTATTTGCTCGTCTCACGCGTCTTCACCCTCCATTCCGTCCGGAGTAATCCACCCGAGAGTCTCCCCGCGCTCGAACTCGGCGTCTTCGCCGCGAAGGATTTCCGTCAGCGTTCCCGCGACCGGCGCGTACACGTCCAGACTGACCTTCTCGATCTGCACCTCACAGAGGCTCTCAGAGTCCTCGACGGCGACGCCCTCGCCGACGAACCAGTTCACGACGACGCCCTCGTCGCTCTCGACGTCGTCCGGCCACTCCCCGACGGTCACCGCCACGCGGTCGTCGTGCTCGCTCATCGCTTTACTGGGCCCGTTCGATCGCACTCACGATGTCCTCGGTGCTCGGGATGATCTCGTTTTCCAGCGGTCGTGAGTAGGGAATCGGAACGTCCGGGACCGCAACCCGTTCGACGCGTTCGAGCGCGCCGAGCGCCTCGTCGGCGACGCTCGCGACGACCTCTCCTGTCACGCCGAAGGAGCGGTAATCCTCGTCGACGACGACGAGATTCCCGGTTTTCTCGACCGATTCGACGATGGTATCGGTATCGAGCGGCACCAAGGATCGGAGGTCGATCACCTCCGCACTGACGCCGTCGGAATCGAGCGTTTCGGCGGCTTCGAGCGCTCTGTGTACGTGTAACCCGAGCGTGACGACCGTCACGTCGTCGCCCTCGCGTTTCACGTCGGCTTTGCCGAACGGGATCGTGTAATCAGTCTCCGGGACCGGGGTTTTCGGTCCCTCCGGGGCGGGCATCCACCCGATGCCCATCAGCCGCTTGTGGAACATATACAGCACGGGATCGTCGTCGCGGATGGCGTTATGCATCAACCCTTTCGCCTCGTAGGCCGTCGACGGAACGACGACTTTCAGTCCCGGGATATGCGCGAACGTCCCGTAGAGGGTCTGTGAGTGCTGGGCGGCGTCGTTGTACGTCCCGCCGACCGCGGCGGTGAGGACCATCGGAACCGACACGGTCCCGCCGCTCATATACGTGTTCTTGGCCATCTGGTTGTAGATCTGATCCATCGCGACGCCGAAGAAATCGACGAACATCAACTCGGCGATTGGGCGCATGCCGACCTGCGCGGCCCCGACCGCCGCGCCCAGATAGGCGGTCTCGCTGATAGGTACGTCCATCACACGGTCGTAGCCGAACTCCTCGCGGAGCCCCTGCGTCGAATCGAAGATGCCGCCGTAATCGGCGACGTCCTCGCCCATATAGAACACCTCGTCGTTCTCGCGCATCTCGTGAGCGATGGCCGAAACCATCGCTCGACTCATTGTCAGCTCGCGGGTCGACTCGGCTTCTGACATCAGTCGTCACCTCCGGCGGTCCCGACGTCGGGTTCGCTGTCGGTCACGCCGCTCGGCGGGTTCACGAACACGTCTTCGTGGGCGGAATCCGGATCCGGTTGCGGCTGTTCTTTCGCCCACGCGATCGCCTCCTCGACGCGGTCGTGTGCCGTGGTCCGTATCTCCTCGATCCGTTCGCCTGTCACGCCCGCCTCACGCAGATCCGCCTCCAGCCGCGAAATCGAGTCGCGTTCGGCGGCCGCCTCCTGGTCCTTCTCCGGCCGATACGACTCCGGGTCGCCCATAAAGTGACCCATCCGTCGGTGCACCTGTACTTCGATGAGCGTCGGACCGTTGCGATCGCGTGCCCGACCGATCGCCTCCCCGGCGACCTCGTAGACCTCGATCGCGTCGTCGCAATCCACCCGGACGCCCGGCATCTCGAACCCGTCCGCGCGTTTCGCACCGTTTTCAACGTCCGTGACGCGCTCTTTCGGCATACTGATCGCCCAGTCGTTGTCCTCGATGACGAACACGACCGGGAGATCGAACAGCGCCGCGAAGTTCAGCGATTCGAGGAAGGCACCCTGATCGATCGCCCCTTCGCCGAGATACGAGACGGCGACGCTGTCCTCGTTTCGCTTTTTCGCGGCGAGTCCGGCCCCGACAGCGGGCGGACACCCCTCGGCGATGATTCCGCTACAGGCGAAGTTCACCTCGGGATCGAAGAGGTGCATATGCCCGCCCTTTCCTTTCCCGAGTCCCGTCTCGCGGCCGAATATCTCCGCGGTCATTCGCTTGAGATCGACGCCTTTCGCGATCGCGATATGGTGGGGTCGGTGCGTCGCCGTGACTACGTCGTCGTCGGTTAAGTGTTGACACACTCCGGCCGCAGCCGCCTCGTGTCCGGCCGCGAGGTGTAACTCCC
This DNA window, taken from Halobellus sp. LT62, encodes the following:
- a CDS encoding alpha-ketoacid dehydrogenase subunit beta, with translation MSEAESTRELTMSRAMVSAIAHEMRENDEVFYMGEDVADYGGIFDSTQGLREEFGYDRVMDVPISETAYLGAAVGAAQVGMRPIAELMFVDFFGVAMDQIYNQMAKNTYMSGGTVSVPMVLTAAVGGTYNDAAQHSQTLYGTFAHIPGLKVVVPSTAYEAKGLMHNAIRDDDPVLYMFHKRLMGIGWMPAPEGPKTPVPETDYTIPFGKADVKREGDDVTVVTLGLHVHRALEAAETLDSDGVSAEVIDLRSLVPLDTDTIVESVEKTGNLVVVDEDYRSFGVTGEVVASVADEALGALERVERVAVPDVPIPYSRPLENEIIPSTEDIVSAIERAQ
- a CDS encoding lipoyl domain-containing protein, which gives rise to MSEHDDRVAVTVGEWPDDVESDEGVVVNWFVGEGVAVEDSESLCEVQIEKVSLDVYAPVAGTLTEILRGEDAEFERGETLGWITPDGMEGEDA
- a CDS encoding thiamine pyrophosphate-dependent dehydrogenase E1 component subunit alpha; the encoded protein is MFEDMVTARHYEERLQEEYLEGKQPAFDISAGPIPGELHLAAGHEAAAAGVCQHLTDDDVVTATHRPHHIAIAKGVDLKRMTAEIFGRETGLGKGKGGHMHLFDPEVNFACSGIIAEGCPPAVGAGLAAKKRNEDSVAVSYLGEGAIDQGAFLESLNFAALFDLPVVFVIEDNDWAISMPKERVTDVENGAKRADGFEMPGVRVDCDDAIEVYEVAGEAIGRARDRNGPTLIEVQVHRRMGHFMGDPESYRPEKDQEAAAERDSISRLEADLREAGVTGERIEEIRTTAHDRVEEAIAWAKEQPQPDPDSAHEDVFVNPPSGVTDSEPDVGTAGGDD